In the Maridesulfovibrio ferrireducens genome, one interval contains:
- the dsrA gene encoding dissimilatory-type sulfite reductase subunit alpha codes for MAKHKTPLLDQLESGPWPSFVSDLKLEASSRSKNAKGVNYQIPGEVCEDLLGVLELSYNDGETHWKHGGIVGVFGYGGGVIGRYCDQPEAFPGVAHFHTVRVAQPTGKYYTTAFLRQITDIWDMRGSGLTNMHGSTGDIVLLGTTTPQLEEIFYELTHEADVDLGGSGSNLRTPAACLGKSRCEYACYDTQAICYDMTMEFQDELHRPAFPYKFKFKFDGCPNSCVCALARSDFSVVGIWRDEIRIDQEAVAAYIGGEFAPNAGAHSGGNWGKFDIQSEVIDNCPSKCIKYTDGKLEINDKECVHCMHCINTMPRALMIGNDRGASILCGAKAPILDGPQLSSLLIPFIKVEEPFTEVKDVVENIWDWWMEEGKNRERLGETMRRMGFQKLLEVTNTKADPRHVQEPRHNPYIFWKADEVAGPWERDVNEYRKRHQR; via the coding sequence ATGGCGAAACACAAAACTCCCTTGTTGGACCAGCTAGAAAGCGGGCCCTGGCCTAGCTTTGTGTCTGACTTGAAGCTGGAAGCCAGCTCTAGATCCAAAAACGCGAAGGGCGTGAATTATCAGATTCCCGGTGAAGTCTGTGAAGACCTTCTTGGCGTACTAGAACTGTCTTACAACGACGGTGAAACACATTGGAAGCATGGCGGAATCGTAGGCGTATTCGGTTACGGCGGCGGCGTTATTGGTCGTTACTGTGATCAGCCTGAAGCATTTCCTGGCGTAGCTCATTTCCACACAGTCCGTGTGGCACAGCCTACAGGTAAATACTACACCACTGCTTTCCTACGTCAGATCACTGACATTTGGGACATGCGTGGATCCGGTTTGACCAACATGCATGGTTCTACTGGTGACATCGTTCTGCTTGGAACAACAACTCCTCAGCTTGAAGAAATTTTCTACGAATTGACTCATGAAGCTGATGTTGACCTTGGTGGTTCCGGTTCTAACCTGCGTACCCCTGCAGCATGTCTTGGTAAATCCCGTTGTGAGTACGCTTGTTACGACACACAGGCAATTTGCTATGACATGACTATGGAATTCCAGGATGAACTTCATCGTCCAGCTTTCCCTTACAAATTCAAATTTAAATTTGATGGTTGTCCTAACAGCTGTGTTTGCGCACTTGCTCGTTCTGACTTCTCAGTTGTAGGTATCTGGCGTGATGAAATCCGCATCGATCAGGAAGCTGTTGCAGCTTACATCGGCGGAGAATTCGCTCCTAATGCTGGCGCTCATTCCGGTGGAAACTGGGGTAAGTTTGATATCCAGTCTGAAGTTATTGATAATTGCCCAAGTAAGTGTATTAAATACACTGACGGTAAGCTTGAAATCAACGACAAAGAATGTGTACATTGTATGCATTGTATCAACACCATGCCTCGTGCATTGATGATTGGTAATGATCGTGGTGCATCCATCCTTTGTGGTGCTAAAGCTCCGATTCTTGACGGTCCTCAGCTCAGCTCTCTTTTGATTCCTTTCATCAAGGTTGAAGAACCTTTCACCGAAGTTAAAGATGTTGTTGAAAATATCTGGGACTGGTGGATGGAAGAAGGTAAAAACCGTGAGCGTCTTGGTGAAACCATGCGTCGCATGGGCTTCCAGAAACTTCTTGAAGTTACCAATACCAAGGCTGATCCAAGACACGTACAAGAACCTAGACACAACCCTTACATCTTCTGGAAAGCGGATGAGGTTGCTGGTCCTTGGGAACGTGACGTTAACGAATACAGAAAAAGACACCAGAGATAA